From Deltaproteobacteria bacterium, the proteins below share one genomic window:
- a CDS encoding glutathione S-transferase, translated as MANRLFNSKNSMFCEKLRVVLTMKKVPYDVVDVRADNRESLIAFSNQRKVPTMDIDGRCVQDSTILAKYWEEQVPEPTIYPDNPSDKGLCLMLEDWADEDLNGAVMAFRRAQNDDEVKQAEEGLAVHLENLDLLYSGKDFIFGRMTLADISIYAQLHYLYTALDREIDAGYTHVHHFLERMMKATGVSSMKEVA; from the coding sequence ATGGCAAACAGGCTTTTCAACTCGAAAAATTCGATGTTCTGCGAGAAGCTCCGCGTCGTCTTGACCATGAAGAAGGTTCCCTACGACGTCGTGGACGTACGCGCCGACAACCGCGAATCGCTGATCGCGTTCTCCAACCAGCGCAAGGTCCCCACCATGGACATCGACGGCCGGTGCGTCCAGGATTCCACCATCCTGGCCAAGTACTGGGAGGAGCAAGTCCCCGAGCCCACCATCTACCCGGACAACCCCTCGGACAAGGGGCTGTGCCTGATGCTGGAGGACTGGGCCGACGAGGACCTCAACGGCGCCGTCATGGCGTTCCGCCGGGCCCAGAACGACGACGAGGTGAAGCAGGCCGAGGAGGGGCTGGCGGTCCACCTGGAGAACCTCGACCTGCTCTACTCCGGCAAGGACTTCATCTTCGGCCGCATGACCCTCGCCGACATCTCCATCTACGCCCAACTCCACTACCTCTACACCGCCCTGGACCGCGAGATCGACGCTGGGTACACCCACGTGCACCACTTCCTGGAGCGCATGATGAAGGCCACGGGCGTGTCGTCGATGAAGGAGGTGGCGTAG
- a CDS encoding TIGR03668 family PPOX class F420-dependent oxidoreductase yields MKKSGTAMTRKEAAFIRQARVGHLATVDERGQPLNVPFCFAFDGECLYSPIDEKPKAATLRELKRIRNIRANPRVSVVVHHYEDEDWSRLAHIIIQGEACVVTEGDAHRRAVRLLRRKYSQYRAMALDERPVIQIRVVRCIRWGRV; encoded by the coding sequence ATGAAGAAATCGGGCACCGCCATGACTCGCAAGGAAGCCGCGTTCATTCGCCAAGCCCGCGTTGGCCACCTGGCCACGGTGGACGAGCGCGGCCAGCCGCTCAACGTCCCCTTCTGCTTCGCCTTCGACGGCGAGTGCCTGTACTCACCCATCGACGAGAAGCCCAAGGCCGCCACGCTGCGGGAACTCAAGCGGATCCGCAACATCCGCGCCAATCCCCGCGTATCCGTAGTGGTCCACCACTACGAAGACGAGGACTGGTCGCGTCTGGCCCACATCATCATTCAGGGCGAAGCGTGCGTCGTCACGGAGGGAGACGCTCACCGCAGGGCCGTCCGGCTGTTGCGCCGGAAATACTCCCAGTACCGCGCCATGGCCCTGGATGAACGGCCCGTCATTCAGATCCGGGTTGTCCGTTGCATCCGTTGGGGTAGGGTCTGA
- a CDS encoding ABC transporter substrate-binding protein — translation MSKLHLTLACGDYDRTKTLQDGSLSPDGIALNYLPLEAEEIFWRMGHHQEFHASEMSLSNYITMTSRGESPFIAIPVYPSRYFRHSCVFINTDRGLDKPEDLSGKRIGVAEYAMTAAVWIRGFMSDDHGIKASDVQWFTGGQEVPGRKERIELRLPPEIKVQPIPQDRTLNDMLNKGELDALVSARIPSCYSAGAPHIRRLFPDFKSVEIDYYRRTQLFPIMHTVVIRKDVYEANPWVARSLYTAFCQSKDDAFARMNINNTMASTLPWLQAEIALLRDVFGDDWWPYGIEPNRHVIESLIRYMGEQGLLAEKIPTVEDLFAPSLIGDYRL, via the coding sequence ATGTCCAAATTGCATCTGACGCTGGCGTGCGGCGACTACGACCGCACCAAGACCCTGCAGGACGGCTCGCTGAGCCCCGACGGCATCGCGCTCAACTACCTGCCGCTGGAGGCCGAGGAAATCTTCTGGCGCATGGGCCACCACCAGGAGTTCCACGCCTCGGAGATGTCGCTGTCCAACTACATCACCATGACGTCCCGCGGCGAGAGCCCGTTCATCGCCATCCCGGTCTATCCGTCGCGCTATTTCCGCCACTCCTGCGTGTTCATCAACACCGACCGGGGCCTCGACAAGCCCGAGGACCTGAGCGGCAAGCGCATCGGCGTGGCGGAGTACGCCATGACCGCGGCGGTATGGATCCGCGGTTTCATGAGCGACGACCACGGGATCAAGGCCAGCGACGTCCAGTGGTTCACCGGCGGCCAGGAAGTGCCCGGACGGAAGGAGCGCATCGAGCTGCGGCTGCCGCCGGAGATCAAGGTGCAGCCCATCCCGCAGGACCGCACCCTGAACGACATGCTGAACAAAGGCGAGCTCGACGCCCTGGTCAGCGCGCGCATCCCGTCGTGCTACAGCGCCGGCGCGCCGCACATCCGCCGCCTGTTCCCCGACTTCAAGTCCGTGGAGATCGACTACTACCGGCGCACCCAGCTCTTCCCCATCATGCACACCGTGGTGATCCGCAAGGACGTGTACGAGGCCAACCCCTGGGTCGCCCGGAGCCTCTACACCGCCTTCTGCCAGTCCAAGGACGACGCCTTCGCGCGCATGAACATCAACAACACCATGGCCAGCACCCTCCCCTGGCTCCAGGCAGAAATCGCCCTCCTCCGCGACGTCTTCGGCGACGACTGGTGGCCCTACGGCATCGAGCCCAACCGCCACGTCATCGAGTCCCTCATCCGCTACATGGGCGAACAGGGTTTGCTGGCGGAAAAGATCCCGACCGTGGAGGATCTGTTCGCGCCGTCGCTGATCGGGGATTACAGGTTGTAG
- a CDS encoding biotin carboxyl carrier protein, translating into MSEIHFVDTTLRDGQMSLWATRMRTGMMLPIAERMDEAGFDAMELMSSIFLKKLARDLREDPFERLRLMAAKMPNTPLRMTSGRFNAFEVTPFSLYQLYLERMRANGMRQARISDEWNDFEGWRNKVKTAKEAGLEPIINLIYSVSPKHTDAYYAERARQAATLDLSRICLKDPGGLITPDRVRTLVPLVLENVNGIPVEFHTHCTTGLGPLCCVEAIKLGITIVNTAIPPLANASSNPSLFNVAANARALGHTTAVDEEPLHAVSEHFTGIAGQEGLPLGRPVEYDHGQYLHQVPGGMYSNLRHQLEKVGLEHKFQEALEECGRVREEFAYPIMVTPLSQFVGSQAAINVIVGARYTQVTDQSILYALGLWGEEGSRLMDPEVKDNILDRPRARELAKWQPPQPSIAEIRKGFEPGLSDDDLLLRWLITKDEFNAMRAAGPATPYTGNGVLGLLKNLRGNKANHVYIQKPGLKLALQGSAS; encoded by the coding sequence ATGAGCGAGATCCATTTCGTGGACACCACGTTGCGCGACGGGCAGATGAGCCTGTGGGCCACGCGCATGCGCACGGGCATGATGCTGCCCATCGCCGAGCGCATGGACGAGGCGGGCTTCGACGCCATGGAGCTCATGTCCAGCATCTTCTTGAAGAAGCTGGCCCGGGACCTCCGGGAGGACCCGTTCGAGCGGCTGCGGCTGATGGCGGCGAAGATGCCCAACACGCCGCTGCGCATGACCTCAGGGCGCTTCAACGCCTTCGAGGTGACGCCCTTCTCCCTGTACCAGCTCTACCTCGAACGCATGCGCGCCAACGGCATGCGCCAGGCGCGCATCTCGGACGAGTGGAACGACTTCGAGGGCTGGCGCAACAAGGTCAAGACGGCCAAGGAAGCCGGGCTCGAGCCCATCATCAACCTGATCTACTCGGTGTCGCCCAAGCACACCGACGCGTACTACGCGGAGCGGGCGCGCCAGGCGGCGACCCTGGACCTGTCGCGCATCTGCCTCAAGGACCCGGGCGGCCTCATCACCCCGGACCGGGTGCGCACCCTGGTGCCGCTGGTGCTGGAGAACGTCAACGGCATCCCGGTGGAGTTCCACACCCACTGCACCACCGGGCTGGGGCCGCTGTGCTGCGTGGAGGCCATCAAGCTCGGCATCACCATCGTGAACACGGCGATCCCGCCGCTGGCCAACGCCTCGTCCAACCCGTCGCTGTTCAACGTCGCCGCCAACGCCCGCGCTTTGGGGCACACCACCGCGGTGGACGAGGAGCCGCTGCACGCGGTGTCGGAGCACTTCACCGGCATCGCCGGGCAGGAGGGCCTGCCGCTCGGGCGGCCGGTGGAATACGACCACGGCCAGTACCTCCACCAGGTGCCCGGCGGCATGTATTCCAACCTGCGCCACCAACTGGAGAAGGTGGGCCTGGAGCACAAGTTCCAGGAGGCGTTGGAAGAGTGCGGCCGGGTGCGCGAGGAGTTCGCCTATCCCATCATGGTGACGCCGCTGTCCCAGTTCGTGGGCAGCCAGGCGGCCATCAACGTCATCGTGGGCGCGCGCTACACCCAGGTCACCGACCAGAGCATCCTCTACGCCCTGGGGCTGTGGGGCGAGGAAGGCAGCCGCCTCATGGACCCGGAGGTCAAGGACAATATCCTCGACCGGCCGCGCGCCCGGGAGCTGGCCAAGTGGCAGCCGCCGCAGCCGTCCATCGCCGAGATCCGCAAGGGCTTCGAGCCCGGCCTCTCGGACGACGACCTGCTGCTGCGCTGGCTCATCACCAAGGACGAGTTCAACGCCATGCGCGCCGCCGGGCCGGCGACTCCGTACACCGGCAACGGCGTGCTCGGCCTGCTAAAGAACCTGCGCGGCAACAAGGCCAACCACGTGTACATCCAGAAACCGGGGTTGAAGCTGGCGCTGCAGGGGTCGGCGAGTTGA